A section of the Pochonia chlamydosporia 170 chromosome 2, whole genome shotgun sequence genome encodes:
- a CDS encoding translocation complex component (similar to Coccidioides immitis RS XP_001243847.1), with translation MSSDYSYDDQAQFFPFFILTLTGLVTLPITYNLLQSSTDDSHLAPRIKTDYKIQHGGVVESLRAAQKRKQRKIKRTLVAVAGWGLMGLMAYLIMTTNPVESKIWNPYDILGISDSATEKQIKSHYKRLSVKFHPDKVRPDASKNETVESLNDHYVELTKAYQALTDEEIRNNYIQYGHPDGKQSFSIGIALPKFIVSDGNGKYLVVLYTGLLGVLLPYLVGSWWYGTKKRSKEGVLMESANNLFRHYDEDMDESGIISALSAGKEFDSVLKGDQAESGLSKIESRISAEGEASPFACGFSVKDRDRLEDLESGVRRKVLGLLWAYLGRVELDDPALTKAKYDIAPIARSLNQSFAAIALAFGNIGPISGSFLASQHIVQALSPKSSPLLQLPHFNPKIATAVEGDSKTHMTVQQFMDLPDAQRRQLAVGKGLLSEQQYKTAVSVGKQLPFLRVSKAFFKVTGERCIIPSSLVTLVIKGRFIPPGTENVPAVNELDLEDVDPAEDDLDALMGRKKKTIAGPDGKPISVEEQSILPPLAFAPHYARDLTPKWYAFLSDSKQGKMAVPPFTFDRFDEPIFDEQGKPTFNMQTLKAQFAAPPQAGHYTFVMHVVCDSYVGFDTKMEVTLVVEETAKAAEMEAEDDISEPDEDSIAGQMHALKTGQAPPRPRRRDDDDSDDESGTEEEEDDTSDTDTDTEDES, from the exons aTGAGTTCCGACTACTCATACGATGACCAG GCCCAattcttccccttcttcatcctcacatTGACCGGCCTGGTCACTTTACCGATCACATACAACTTGTTGCAGTCTAGCACAGACGATTCTCACCTCGCTCCCCGCATCAAGACCGACTACAAGATTCAACATGGCGGCGTGGTGGAGTCACTACGGGCGGCacagaagaggaagcagcgCAAAATCAAGAGGACACTTGTCGCAGTGGCCGGTTGGGGTCTGATGGGACTCATGGCATATCTGATCATGACGACGAACCCTGTTGAGAGCAAAATTTGGAACCCCTATGATATTCTGGGTATTTCAGAT TCCGCCACAGAAAAGCAAATAAAATCCCACTACAAGCGCCTGTCCGTCAAGTTCCACCCTGACAAGGTCCGACCTGATGCTTCCAAGAACGAGACTGTCGAGTCTCTCAATGACCACTACGTCGAGCTCACCAAGGCTTACCAAGCCCTGACCGATGAGGAGATCCGCAACAACTATATTCAGTATGGCCACCCCGACGGCAAGCAGAGCTTCAGTATTGGAATCGCTCTACCCAAGTTCATTGTTTCCGACGGCAATGGAAAATATCTCGTCGTTCTGTATACTGGTCTTCTCGGAGTGCTGTTGCCGTATTTGGTTGGCTCATGGTGGTACGGCACCAAGAAGCGTTCCAAGGAGGGTGTCCTCATGGAGAGCGCCAACAACCTGTTCCGCCACTACgatgaggacatggatgagtCTGGAATCATCTCGGCTCTGAGTGCTGGTAAGGAATTTGACAGCGTTCTGAAGGGTGACCAGGCCGAGTCTGGGCTGTCCAAGATTGAGTCGCGAATCTCTGCTGAGGGTGAGGCATCGCCTTTTGCTTGTGGGTTCTCTGTTAAGGATAGGGACAGGCTGGAGGATCTTGAGAGTGGTGTTCGTCGCAAGGTCTTGGGCCTGCTGTGGGCTTACCTCGGCCGTGTTGAGCTCGACGACCCTGCCCTGACCAAGGCCAAGTACGACATTGCTCCTATTGCTCGCTCTCTGAACCAGTCCTTCGCTGCCATTGCTCTCGCCTTTGGCAATATCGGTCCCATTTCTGGTTCTTTCCTCGCTAGCCAACACATTGTTCAGGCCCTCTCGCCAAAGTCATCCCCTCTTCTGCAACTCCCTCATTTCAACCCCAAGATCGCCACGGCTGTTGAGGGTGACTCCAAGACACACATGACTGTACAACAATTCATGGATCTCCCTGACGCCCAAAGACGGCAATTGGCTGTTGGCAAGGGTCTCCTGTCCGAGCAGCAGTATAAGACTGCCGTTAGCGTCGGCAAGCAGCTCCCTTTCCTGCGAGTTTCCAAGGCTTTCTTCAAGGTGACTGGTGAGCGATGCATCATTCCTTCGTCCCTGGTTACCCTTGTCATCAAGGGTCGTTTTATCCCCCCTGGTACTGAAAACGTTCCCGCCGTCAATGAGTTGGATCTTGAAGATGTCGACCCGGCTGAGGATGATCTCGATGCCCTCATGGgccgcaagaagaagaccatTGCCGGACCTGACGGCAAGCCAATTTCAGTTGAAGAGCAGAGTATTCTGCCCCCTCTGGCTTTCGCTCCCCACTACGCCCGCGACCTCACTCCCAAATGGTATGCCTTCCTGAGCGACTCCAAACAGGGCAAGATGGCTGTCCCGCCCTTCACGTTTGACCGATTCGACGAACCCATCTTTGATGAGCAAGGCAAGCCCACGTTCAACATGCAGACTCTCAAGGCACAATTCGCCGCTCCCCCTCAGGCCGGTCACTACACTTTTGTCATGCATGTAGTCTGCGATTCGTACGTTGGATTCGATACCAAGATGGAGGTGACTCTGGTCGTCGAAGAGACCGCCAAGGCGGCCGAGATGGAAGCTGAAGATGACATTTCTGAGCCCGATGAGG ATTCAATTGCTGGCCAAATGCACGCTCTTAAGACTGGCCAAGCACCGCCGCGACCCAGACGGAgagacgatgatgattcagatgatgagagtggcactgaggaggaggaggatgacaCTAGCGATACAGACACTGATACCGAGGACGAGTCATAG